One region of Natronorubrum aibiense genomic DNA includes:
- a CDS encoding universal stress protein has product MAAPRDHRVLIPVDVLGGESVPATVIEAFASVPVVLLGYRELPDQTGTDQARDQYGARARAELEELHTAFEDAGCLDVTSRLVFTHDRLQTFERIAVEASCDAVLLLNPAPVLESILVAIRGEVNLEHIAQHLETLLAGTDLTVTFFHVVDDETDRERGTELLDTAVAALADTGVDRGRIDSSLVVDGSPTAAILDAARGHDLLVVGESRPSIRRFIFRDRAKTLAKGTVDPVLVIRGEYLEADDTELTVDDTELPIDGETDKSTADDADGPDNES; this is encoded by the coding sequence ATGGCTGCTCCCCGCGATCATCGCGTCCTCATTCCGGTCGATGTCCTCGGTGGCGAATCCGTTCCCGCGACAGTCATCGAAGCGTTCGCGTCGGTTCCGGTCGTCCTGCTCGGCTATCGCGAACTGCCCGACCAGACCGGGACGGATCAGGCGCGCGACCAGTACGGGGCGCGCGCTCGAGCCGAACTCGAGGAACTTCACACCGCGTTCGAAGACGCCGGCTGTCTCGACGTCACCTCCCGGCTCGTCTTCACCCACGATCGGCTCCAGACGTTCGAACGCATCGCAGTCGAAGCGTCGTGTGATGCAGTCTTGCTACTCAACCCGGCCCCCGTACTCGAGTCGATCCTCGTCGCGATCCGCGGGGAGGTCAATCTCGAGCACATCGCCCAGCACCTCGAGACGCTGCTTGCCGGCACCGACCTCACGGTGACGTTCTTCCACGTCGTCGACGACGAGACGGATCGTGAGCGTGGCACCGAACTCCTCGACACCGCCGTCGCCGCGCTGGCCGATACCGGCGTCGACCGCGGTCGAATCGACAGCTCGCTCGTCGTCGACGGCTCACCGACGGCGGCGATTCTCGACGCCGCACGCGGCCACGATCTGCTCGTCGTCGGCGAGAGTCGGCCGTCGATTCGCCGGTTCATCTTCCGAGATCGAGCAAAGACACTGGCGAAGGGAACGGTCGATCCGGTGCTCGTGATTCGTGGTGAGTATCTCGAGGCCGACGACACCGAGCTGACGGTCGACGACACCGAGCTCCCGATCGACGGCGAGACGGACAAGTCGACAGCCGACGATGCGGACGGCCCTGACAACGAGTCCTGA
- the thiD gene encoding bifunctional hydroxymethylpyrimidine kinase/phosphomethylpyrimidine kinase: MRTPAPDSRSVALTIAGSDSGGGAGIQADLATMAAHDVFGTSAITAVTAQHTRGVESSYVLPLEEIEAQLEAVTDDFDVGAAKTGMLATTEIVETVADHAADFRFPLVVDPVMVATSGDRLLEPAAERAYETLLGEAMLATPNADEAAVLTGIDVIDEATAREAGEAILETGVDAVLLKGGHVPGETVRDLLVTDDGSRTFDHPRIDTDATHGSGCTLAAAITARLARGEPLEVAVEGATDFLARAVRYYADVGEGPGAVNHTVELRNAAHREPTAEAVQSVVDRLVAADVSALVPEVGMNVVGATPYAESVAETAAVEGRITRTLSGVQPNRGVRFGASSHVARFLLSAREFVPDLRFAVNCRFGPDVEDALEVLKWPVAEYDRDEEPTKDAEGSTMGWGARQVFEGRTEPPVAILDRGDVGKEAMTKLVASDPETLADRVLALDREVTE, translated from the coding sequence ATGAGAACGCCCGCACCCGACAGCCGATCCGTGGCGCTGACGATCGCCGGCAGTGACTCCGGCGGCGGCGCAGGGATTCAGGCCGACCTCGCGACGATGGCCGCCCATGACGTCTTCGGGACGTCCGCGATCACCGCCGTCACTGCCCAGCACACCCGCGGCGTCGAGTCTTCGTATGTCCTCCCGCTCGAGGAGATCGAAGCCCAACTCGAGGCCGTCACGGACGACTTCGACGTCGGCGCGGCGAAGACGGGGATGCTCGCGACGACCGAAATCGTCGAAACTGTCGCCGACCACGCTGCTGACTTTCGATTTCCGCTGGTCGTCGACCCCGTGATGGTCGCAACGTCCGGCGATCGCCTGCTCGAGCCAGCAGCCGAACGCGCCTACGAAACCTTGCTGGGGGAAGCGATGCTTGCGACACCCAACGCCGACGAGGCCGCGGTCCTGACTGGGATCGACGTCATCGACGAGGCGACGGCTCGTGAGGCGGGCGAGGCAATCCTCGAGACGGGCGTCGACGCGGTGTTGCTCAAGGGTGGACACGTCCCCGGTGAGACGGTTCGCGATCTGCTCGTCACCGACGACGGGAGCCGCACGTTCGACCATCCGCGGATCGACACCGACGCAACCCACGGCTCCGGCTGTACGCTTGCCGCCGCGATCACGGCCCGGTTAGCGAGGGGCGAACCGCTCGAGGTCGCCGTCGAGGGAGCGACCGACTTTCTCGCTCGTGCGGTTCGGTACTACGCCGACGTCGGCGAAGGCCCGGGCGCGGTCAACCACACGGTCGAACTGCGGAACGCGGCCCACCGAGAGCCCACGGCCGAGGCGGTCCAGTCGGTCGTCGACCGCCTCGTCGCCGCCGACGTCTCCGCGCTCGTTCCCGAAGTCGGAATGAACGTCGTCGGTGCGACGCCCTACGCCGAGTCCGTCGCCGAGACGGCGGCCGTCGAGGGCCGTATCACGCGAACGCTGTCGGGGGTTCAGCCCAATCGCGGCGTTCGATTCGGTGCCTCGAGCCACGTCGCCCGATTCCTGCTCTCGGCTCGCGAGTTCGTTCCCGACCTCCGGTTCGCGGTCAACTGCCGATTCGGTCCGGACGTCGAAGACGCACTCGAGGTACTCAAGTGGCCGGTCGCCGAGTACGACCGGGACGAGGAGCCCACCAAAGACGCGGAGGGGAGCACGATGGGCTGGGGCGCACGCCAGGTCTTCGAGGGCCGGACAGAGCCGCCGGTCGCCATCCTCGACCGTGGCGATGTCGGAAAGGAAGCGATGACGAAACTCGTTGCGAGCGATCCCGAGACGCTCGCCGATCGGGTGTTGGCGCTCGACCGTGAGGTGACCGAATGA
- a CDS encoding universal stress protein, with translation MTRILVPLAILEGESVSAGLTTLLEPMYVTVLGYHVLPEQTPPDQARLQFEAQATAALEDLAAEFGADDGTADYRLVFTHNKKQTFDRIAAEMRSDAYAIPGATGPVDQLLVALTGDVAVDRIVSFVTELVGDRDIGVTLFLATDDEHAGRELLEAAAVTLFDEGLHVRTELAVDEPPLETLVDAAADHDAIVMGERAPSLRSLIFGEETERVAAESVGPVLVVRNTADRDDTADAADQPSPSDVVDDS, from the coding sequence ATGACACGCATACTCGTTCCACTGGCGATTCTGGAGGGCGAATCGGTCTCGGCCGGCCTCACGACGTTGCTCGAGCCGATGTACGTGACTGTACTCGGCTATCACGTCCTGCCCGAACAGACGCCGCCCGATCAGGCGCGGCTGCAGTTCGAAGCGCAGGCAACTGCCGCCCTCGAGGATCTCGCGGCGGAATTCGGGGCCGACGACGGCACTGCCGACTATCGGCTCGTCTTCACCCACAACAAAAAACAGACGTTCGATCGGATCGCTGCGGAGATGCGATCGGATGCCTACGCCATCCCGGGTGCGACTGGTCCAGTCGATCAACTACTCGTGGCCCTGACGGGCGACGTCGCCGTCGATCGGATCGTCTCGTTCGTCACCGAACTCGTCGGTGACCGCGACATCGGCGTCACGCTCTTTCTCGCGACCGACGACGAACACGCCGGTCGGGAACTCCTCGAGGCGGCCGCCGTGACCCTCTTCGACGAGGGACTCCACGTCCGGACCGAACTCGCGGTCGACGAACCGCCGCTCGAGACGCTCGTCGACGCCGCTGCCGACCACGACGCGATCGTCATGGGCGAGCGAGCGCCGTCGCTTCGGTCGCTCATCTTCGGCGAGGAGACCGAACGCGTCGCCGCCGAGTCGGTCGGCCCGGTGCTCGTCGTCCGGAACACGGCGGACCGTGACGACACGGCGGACGCCGCCGATCAGCCGTCACCGTCCGACGTCGTCGACGACTCTTGA
- a CDS encoding cysteine hydrolase family protein, whose amino-acid sequence MGDAVIVLDMLNDFVTGEIAADRAENIIPTLRDELLPAAREHGVPIVYANDAHRPEDFELEVWGEHAMRGTEGAEVIDDLEPEADDHVFEKRFYDAFFETGLDQHLRSLGVDRLVMTGLHTNMCVRHTSATGFFNGYEIVVPEDCVDAFTEEDHQDGLDYLERVYNAERTTASELIEEWETSE is encoded by the coding sequence ATGGGAGACGCTGTCATCGTTTTGGATATGTTGAACGACTTCGTGACCGGCGAGATCGCTGCCGACCGCGCCGAGAACATCATTCCGACGCTCCGCGATGAGTTGCTGCCGGCGGCGCGCGAACACGGCGTGCCGATCGTCTACGCCAACGACGCGCACCGACCGGAGGACTTCGAACTCGAGGTCTGGGGCGAACACGCGATGCGCGGAACGGAGGGGGCCGAGGTGATCGACGACCTCGAACCCGAGGCTGACGACCACGTCTTCGAGAAGCGTTTTTACGACGCGTTCTTCGAGACGGGGCTGGACCAACACCTCCGGAGTCTCGGTGTCGATCGACTCGTGATGACCGGCTTGCACACGAACATGTGCGTCCGCCACACGTCCGCGACCGGCTTTTTCAACGGCTACGAGATCGTGGTCCCCGAAGATTGCGTCGACGCGTTCACGGAAGAGGACCATCAAGACGGCCTCGACTACTTGGAGCGCGTCTACAACGCCGAACGCACGACCGCATCGGAGCTCATCGAGGAGTGGGAAACCAGCGAGTAG
- a CDS encoding APC family permease: protein MGDTSPSAEGTNIEGESPQVEPTIETDEATITDDAELERTIGLTGGLAIGIGTMIGAGIFVFPGLAAGNAGPAAAASFAIGAVVALLVALPASELATAMPKSGGGYYFISRGLGTLAGAVVGLSLWFGLVFATAFYLVGFGFYAVDTLAELGIAVGNELVIPIAVLFGAGFTVLNVTGTENAAKLQNGIVALLLSILVVFLGYGGLDAAGIVGEPSAPEQFAPFGTLPILTTAALVFTSYLGFAQVATVAGEMKDPGRNLPLAMVGSVLIVGVLYVVTIFVSTSALGSDRLAELGETAMVEVGRHYLGAAGAFAIVFGGLLATMSSANASVLSTSRSIYAVSRDALLPQRASRINLRYGTPHVALGMAGGPILVLTATGQVELLAEVASFLHLIMYGLICVALIALRRNEPEWYDPDFRVPGYPIVPALGALASFALIGFMQPASQLIGLAIMLVTAGWYFYYARDVTLKGKL, encoded by the coding sequence ATGGGTGACACGTCGCCGTCGGCCGAGGGGACCAACATCGAAGGCGAGTCTCCGCAGGTCGAGCCAACGATCGAAACGGACGAGGCGACGATCACTGACGACGCCGAACTCGAGCGAACGATCGGGCTCACTGGCGGGCTCGCGATCGGGATCGGGACGATGATCGGGGCGGGCATCTTCGTCTTTCCCGGGCTCGCAGCGGGCAACGCCGGACCGGCCGCGGCAGCGTCGTTTGCGATCGGAGCCGTCGTCGCCTTGTTGGTCGCGTTACCGGCGTCGGAACTCGCGACGGCGATGCCCAAAAGCGGCGGCGGCTACTACTTCATCTCGCGCGGGCTGGGCACGCTCGCGGGAGCCGTTGTCGGGCTCTCGCTGTGGTTCGGGCTGGTGTTCGCGACGGCCTTCTATCTCGTCGGCTTTGGCTTCTACGCCGTCGACACGCTCGCCGAACTCGGAATCGCGGTCGGAAACGAGCTCGTGATCCCGATCGCGGTGCTGTTCGGCGCGGGGTTTACCGTGTTGAATGTCACTGGGACGGAAAACGCTGCAAAGCTCCAAAACGGGATCGTCGCCCTGTTGCTCTCGATCCTAGTCGTCTTCCTCGGCTATGGCGGCCTCGATGCGGCGGGAATCGTCGGCGAGCCATCCGCACCCGAACAGTTCGCACCGTTCGGGACGTTGCCGATACTGACGACTGCGGCGCTCGTGTTCACATCGTATCTCGGCTTCGCGCAGGTGGCAACCGTCGCCGGCGAGATGAAAGACCCCGGCCGGAACCTGCCGCTGGCGATGGTCGGCTCGGTGCTCATCGTCGGTGTCCTCTACGTGGTGACGATCTTCGTCTCGACGAGCGCGCTCGGGAGCGACCGCCTCGCGGAACTCGGCGAGACGGCGATGGTCGAGGTCGGTCGCCACTATCTCGGTGCGGCCGGCGCGTTTGCGATCGTCTTCGGCGGGCTGCTCGCGACGATGTCCAGCGCCAATGCGTCGGTGCTCAGCACGTCTCGCTCAATTTACGCCGTTTCGAGGGACGCCTTGCTCCCACAGCGGGCGAGCCGGATCAACCTTCGCTACGGCACGCCACACGTCGCACTGGGGATGGCCGGCGGGCCGATCCTCGTGCTGACGGCGACCGGACAGGTGGAACTGCTCGCCGAGGTCGCCTCCTTCCTGCATCTCATTATGTACGGGCTCATCTGCGTCGCACTGATCGCGCTGCGTCGCAACGAGCCCGAGTGGTACGATCCCGACTTTCGAGTGCCGGGCTACCCCATCGTCCCGGCGCTCGGGGCGCTCGCCAGCTTCGCCCTGATCGGGTTCATGCAGCCCGCCTCACAGCTCATCGGCCTCGCGATCATGCTCGTCACCGCCGGGTGGTATTTCTACTACGCCCGAGACGTGACGCTCAAGGGGAAACTCTAA
- a CDS encoding TIGR03560 family F420-dependent LLM class oxidoreductase → MTAAETGDGAATDLDVGIILPQYGTTFETVRETALEAETRGYDAVWLEDHFQSWIGEPRRDTHECWTTLSAVAEATDRIRLGTLVTSQSYRHPALLAKMAATVDHVSDGRLELGLGAGWYEAEYDRFGYEFGEPPAERLRRLAETVEILQGLWTTDSYSHEGRHLEIDLEDAFCEPQPVQEPHPPIWIGGGGEQFTLRYTAALADGWNYGTLEPEGFANKLDVLREHCESEARYDEIRKSAELFVFVGETTAEAEEKRAQFQREVLPDEPSEPREFFLAGYLETAPTGTPKEVRKRLDAYATVGIETVMLAIPNAADDGDDSLALLADELLA, encoded by the coding sequence ATGACCGCCGCCGAGACTGGAGACGGGGCCGCAACTGACCTCGACGTCGGCATCATCCTCCCCCAGTACGGGACCACCTTCGAGACGGTTCGGGAAACGGCCCTCGAGGCCGAAACGCGTGGCTACGACGCCGTCTGGCTCGAGGACCACTTCCAGTCGTGGATCGGCGAGCCGCGGCGAGACACCCACGAGTGCTGGACGACGCTCAGTGCCGTCGCCGAGGCGACCGACCGAATCCGACTCGGGACGCTTGTCACGAGCCAGTCGTATCGCCATCCCGCACTGCTGGCGAAAATGGCCGCGACGGTCGACCACGTAAGCGACGGCCGCCTCGAGCTCGGCCTCGGCGCGGGCTGGTACGAAGCCGAGTACGACCGCTTTGGCTACGAGTTCGGGGAGCCGCCGGCCGAGCGACTCCGCCGACTCGCCGAGACGGTCGAGATCCTGCAAGGGCTGTGGACGACCGATTCCTACAGCCACGAGGGACGACATCTCGAGATCGACCTCGAGGACGCCTTTTGCGAACCGCAGCCTGTCCAAGAGCCTCACCCGCCGATCTGGATCGGCGGTGGCGGCGAACAGTTCACGCTCCGATATACGGCCGCGCTGGCCGACGGCTGGAACTACGGGACGCTCGAGCCCGAGGGCTTTGCGAACAAACTCGACGTGCTCCGCGAGCACTGCGAGAGCGAGGCGCGTTACGACGAGATTCGCAAATCAGCCGAACTGTTCGTTTTTGTCGGCGAGACGACCGCCGAGGCCGAGGAAAAGCGCGCGCAGTTCCAACGCGAGGTCCTGCCCGACGAGCCCAGTGAGCCGCGCGAGTTCTTCCTCGCGGGCTACCTCGAGACGGCTCCCACGGGGACCCCCAAGGAGGTTCGCAAGCGACTCGACGCGTACGCGACCGTGGGCATCGAGACCGTCATGCTCGCGATACCGAACGCGGCCGACGACGGCGACGATAGCTTGGCGCTGCTGGCGGACGAACTGCTCGCGTGA
- a CDS encoding tRNA-binding protein has product MVDSPFDAEIRVGEVLEAKAFPEANKPKMTKLWIDLGEDHGEVQSAGQLDHHYEPEELKGRQVLCATTLGSVRIAGFKSEVLTVGVPDEEGYPVLVEPETNVPLGGVLF; this is encoded by the coding sequence ATGGTCGACAGTCCGTTCGACGCCGAGATTCGAGTCGGCGAGGTGCTGGAGGCGAAAGCGTTCCCCGAGGCCAACAAGCCCAAGATGACCAAGCTCTGGATCGACCTCGGCGAGGACCACGGTGAGGTCCAGTCGGCGGGACAGTTGGACCACCACTACGAACCCGAGGAACTCAAGGGGAGACAGGTACTCTGTGCGACGACGCTCGGCTCGGTCCGGATCGCTGGCTTCAAATCCGAGGTGTTGACCGTCGGCGTCCCCGACGAGGAGGGGTACCCGGTCCTCGTCGAACCAGAGACGAACGTGCCACTCGGCGGGGTCCTGTTCTGA